A single genomic interval of Eptesicus fuscus isolate TK198812 chromosome 10, DD_ASM_mEF_20220401, whole genome shotgun sequence harbors:
- the MANEA gene encoding glycoprotein endo-alpha-1,2-mannosidase isoform X1: MEMQEDVKIKAKAKHLSFWSLKYVIMAKFRRRTCIILSLFILFIFSVMMGLKMLRPNKGTFGAPFGLDLLPEVRRQIPRLGKIFDSEMSDTINSETNIKNLKNVEFTVKPLKASEPYLEDLPPLNYYLHVFYYSWYGNPQFDGKYIHWNHSMLKHWDPRINNNYPQGKHKPPDDIGSSFYPELGTYSSRDPSVIETHMKQIYSASIGVLALSWYPPDSHDENGVPTDDLVPTILDKAHKYNLKVAFHIEPYRNRDAQNMYRNVKYIIDKYGNHPAFYRYKTKTGSSLPMFYVYDSYVTEPEQWASLLTTSGSQSIRNSPYDALFIALLVEDKHKYDILQSGFNGIYTYFATNGFTYGSSYENWAKIKLFCDHFQLLFIPSVGPGYIDTSIRPWNTQNTRNRINGKYYETALSLALQAHPSVISITSFNEWHEGTQIEKAVPKRTSKRVYLDYRPHRPSLYLELTRKWSEKYSKERATYALEHQLPVSPS; encoded by the exons CTAAACATTTATCATTTTGGAGTTTAAAGTATGTCATCATGGCAAAGTTTCGAAGAAGGACTTGCATCATTTTGtcactttttattctatttattttttctgtgatGATGGGTTTAAAAATGCTGAGACCAAATAAAGGTACTTTTGGAGCTCCTTTTGGACTTGATCTTCTTCCAGAAGTTCGTCGACAAATTCCTCGCTTGGGGAAAATTTTTGATTCTGAAATGAGTGACACAATCAACAGTGAAACAAatatcaagaatttaaaaaacgtTGAATTTACTGTGAAACCTCTCAAAGCCTCTGAACCTTACCTGGAAGACCTGCCACCTCTGAATTattatttacatgtattttattaCAGTTGGTATGGAAACCCACAATTTGATGGTAAATACATACACTGGAACCATTCAATGCTGAAGCATTGGGACCCTAGAATAAACAACAATTATCCACAAGGGAAACACAAACCTCCAGATGACATTGGCTCCAGCTTTTACCCGGAGTTGGGAACTTACAGCTCTCGGGATCCTTCTGTCATCGAAACTCACATGAAACAGATATACTCAGCTTCAATTG GTGTATTAGCCCTTTCTTGGTACCCACCTGATTCACATGATGAGAATGGAGTACCTACTGATGACTTGGTACCAACTATTTTGGATAAAGCTCATAAATACAATCTAAAG gtCGCTTTTCACATTGAACCATATAGAAATCGAGATGCTCAAAACATGTACAGAAATGTCAAATACATTATAGACAA ATACGGAAATCATCCGGCCTTTTACAGGTACAAGACTAAGACCGGCAGTTCTCTTCCTATGTTTTATGTCTATGATTCCTATGTTACAGAGCCTGAACAATGGGCCAGTCTGTTAACCACCTCAGGGTCTCAGAGCATTCGCAATTCTCCTTATGATGCATTGTTTATTGCTCTTCTAGTAGAAGACAAGCATAAATATGATATCCTTCAAAGTGGTTTTAATGGAATTTATACGTATTTTGCCACAAATGGCTTTACTTATGGCTCATCATATGAGAATTgggctaaaataaaattattttgtgatcACTTCCAACTACTATTTATCCCAAGTGTGGGCCCAGGATACATAGATACCAGCATCCGTCCATGGAACACTCAAAACACTCGGAACCGAATCAATGGGAAGTATTATGAAACTGCTCTGAGTTTGGCCCTCCAAGCGCACCCTAGTGTAATTTCTATCACATCTTTCAATGAGTGGCACGAAGGAACTCAGATTGAAAAAGCTGTGCCCAAACGAACCAGTAAAAGAGTGTACCTGGATTACCGGCCTCATAGACCAAGTCTTTACCTGGAACTAACTCGCAAGTGGTCTGAAAAATACAGTAAGGAAAGAGCGACTTACGCTTTAGAACACCAGCTGCCTGTTTCTCCATCTTAA
- the MANEA gene encoding glycoprotein endo-alpha-1,2-mannosidase isoform X2, whose protein sequence is MAKFRRRTCIILSLFILFIFSVMMGLKMLRPNKGTFGAPFGLDLLPEVRRQIPRLGKIFDSEMSDTINSETNIKNLKNVEFTVKPLKASEPYLEDLPPLNYYLHVFYYSWYGNPQFDGKYIHWNHSMLKHWDPRINNNYPQGKHKPPDDIGSSFYPELGTYSSRDPSVIETHMKQIYSASIGVLALSWYPPDSHDENGVPTDDLVPTILDKAHKYNLKVAFHIEPYRNRDAQNMYRNVKYIIDKYGNHPAFYRYKTKTGSSLPMFYVYDSYVTEPEQWASLLTTSGSQSIRNSPYDALFIALLVEDKHKYDILQSGFNGIYTYFATNGFTYGSSYENWAKIKLFCDHFQLLFIPSVGPGYIDTSIRPWNTQNTRNRINGKYYETALSLALQAHPSVISITSFNEWHEGTQIEKAVPKRTSKRVYLDYRPHRPSLYLELTRKWSEKYSKERATYALEHQLPVSPS, encoded by the exons ATGGCAAAGTTTCGAAGAAGGACTTGCATCATTTTGtcactttttattctatttattttttctgtgatGATGGGTTTAAAAATGCTGAGACCAAATAAAGGTACTTTTGGAGCTCCTTTTGGACTTGATCTTCTTCCAGAAGTTCGTCGACAAATTCCTCGCTTGGGGAAAATTTTTGATTCTGAAATGAGTGACACAATCAACAGTGAAACAAatatcaagaatttaaaaaacgtTGAATTTACTGTGAAACCTCTCAAAGCCTCTGAACCTTACCTGGAAGACCTGCCACCTCTGAATTattatttacatgtattttattaCAGTTGGTATGGAAACCCACAATTTGATGGTAAATACATACACTGGAACCATTCAATGCTGAAGCATTGGGACCCTAGAATAAACAACAATTATCCACAAGGGAAACACAAACCTCCAGATGACATTGGCTCCAGCTTTTACCCGGAGTTGGGAACTTACAGCTCTCGGGATCCTTCTGTCATCGAAACTCACATGAAACAGATATACTCAGCTTCAATTG GTGTATTAGCCCTTTCTTGGTACCCACCTGATTCACATGATGAGAATGGAGTACCTACTGATGACTTGGTACCAACTATTTTGGATAAAGCTCATAAATACAATCTAAAG gtCGCTTTTCACATTGAACCATATAGAAATCGAGATGCTCAAAACATGTACAGAAATGTCAAATACATTATAGACAA ATACGGAAATCATCCGGCCTTTTACAGGTACAAGACTAAGACCGGCAGTTCTCTTCCTATGTTTTATGTCTATGATTCCTATGTTACAGAGCCTGAACAATGGGCCAGTCTGTTAACCACCTCAGGGTCTCAGAGCATTCGCAATTCTCCTTATGATGCATTGTTTATTGCTCTTCTAGTAGAAGACAAGCATAAATATGATATCCTTCAAAGTGGTTTTAATGGAATTTATACGTATTTTGCCACAAATGGCTTTACTTATGGCTCATCATATGAGAATTgggctaaaataaaattattttgtgatcACTTCCAACTACTATTTATCCCAAGTGTGGGCCCAGGATACATAGATACCAGCATCCGTCCATGGAACACTCAAAACACTCGGAACCGAATCAATGGGAAGTATTATGAAACTGCTCTGAGTTTGGCCCTCCAAGCGCACCCTAGTGTAATTTCTATCACATCTTTCAATGAGTGGCACGAAGGAACTCAGATTGAAAAAGCTGTGCCCAAACGAACCAGTAAAAGAGTGTACCTGGATTACCGGCCTCATAGACCAAGTCTTTACCTGGAACTAACTCGCAAGTGGTCTGAAAAATACAGTAAGGAAAGAGCGACTTACGCTTTAGAACACCAGCTGCCTGTTTCTCCATCTTAA